One genomic segment of Streptomyces sp. TLI_146 includes these proteins:
- a CDS encoding MFS transporter — MPKLVRQGPVAADAAAGVARGPYRWRWAALAVLLTAEAMNLLDATIVQVAAPVIHTDLGGPDSVIQWYAAAYTLPFAMFLITGGRLGDILGRKRVFRAGVAVFLAASLLCAAAPSAGVLIGARAVQGAAAALVIPQTIGLIRAMFDGDERARALGTIGPVMGLAAVCGPALGGLLTHADLFGSSWRAVFLVNLPLGAAVLLAAPLLREDRAALRPRLDLSGTALVVTSSGALVYPLIQGPDAGWPGWTWVLMAGGTALLGLFGLDQRRKSRRGGSPLIEAGLFRHRGFPAALVTSTLFFAVMNGLMLVVVLHLQLGLDADVLTAGLTLVPWSFGMAVASWVAGTRLVPRYGPRLMYAGLATLLAGVLAATAVYAATGPAAYPWPLPAALAVCGAGVGLFTVPFFTAALHRVGPAETGSAAGLLNAVQQLGGTLGTALLGSVFLGAADPADGAQWAFWAAGLLLLATAAAVAAGLRRPSPGPAR; from the coding sequence GTGCCGAAGCTCGTACGACAAGGACCGGTGGCGGCGGACGCGGCGGCCGGGGTGGCCCGCGGCCCGTACCGGTGGCGCTGGGCCGCGCTGGCCGTGCTGCTCACCGCCGAGGCGATGAATCTGCTGGACGCGACGATCGTGCAGGTCGCGGCGCCCGTCATCCACACCGACCTGGGCGGCCCGGACTCCGTCATCCAGTGGTACGCCGCCGCCTACACCCTCCCCTTCGCCATGTTCCTCATCACCGGCGGCCGCCTCGGCGACATCCTCGGACGCAAGCGGGTGTTCCGCGCGGGCGTCGCCGTGTTCCTCGCGGCCTCGCTGCTGTGCGCGGCCGCGCCCTCGGCCGGGGTGCTGATCGGTGCGCGGGCCGTGCAGGGCGCCGCCGCCGCGCTCGTCATCCCGCAGACCATCGGCCTGATCCGGGCCATGTTCGACGGCGACGAGCGGGCGAGGGCGCTGGGGACCATCGGGCCGGTGATGGGGCTCGCCGCCGTCTGCGGACCCGCGCTCGGCGGGCTGCTGACCCACGCCGACCTCTTCGGCTCGTCCTGGCGGGCCGTGTTCCTGGTGAACCTGCCGCTCGGCGCCGCCGTACTGCTCGCGGCCCCGCTGCTGCGCGAGGACCGGGCGGCCCTCCGCCCACGCCTCGACCTCTCCGGCACCGCGCTCGTGGTGACGAGCTCGGGCGCGCTGGTCTACCCGCTGATCCAGGGCCCCGACGCCGGGTGGCCCGGCTGGACCTGGGTACTGATGGCGGGCGGGACGGCGCTGCTCGGGCTCTTCGGGCTCGACCAGCGCCGCAAGAGCCGCCGCGGCGGCAGCCCGCTGATCGAGGCCGGACTCTTCCGGCACCGGGGCTTCCCGGCCGCCCTGGTGACCTCCACGCTCTTCTTCGCGGTGATGAACGGTCTGATGCTGGTCGTCGTCCTCCACCTCCAACTCGGCCTGGACGCCGATGTGCTGACGGCTGGTCTCACGCTTGTGCCCTGGTCGTTCGGCATGGCCGTCGCGTCCTGGGTCGCGGGCACCCGGCTCGTGCCCCGGTACGGGCCGCGCCTGATGTACGCCGGGCTCGCCACCCTTCTCGCGGGCGTCCTGGCCGCGACGGCGGTGTACGCGGCGACCGGCCCCGCCGCCTACCCGTGGCCGCTGCCCGCCGCGCTCGCGGTCTGCGGCGCGGGCGTCGGGCTGTTCACCGTCCCGTTCTTCACGGCCGCCCTGCACCGCGTCGGCCCCGCCGAGACCGGCTCGGCCGCCGGGCTGCTCAACGCGGTGCAGCAACTGGGCGGCACCTTGGGCACGGCCCTGCTCGGCAGTGTCTTCCTGGGGGCGGCGGACCCGGCCGACGGCGCCCAGTGGGCCTTCTGGGCGGCAGGGCTGCTGCTCCTGGCGACGGCGGCCGCCGTGGCCGCCGGGCTCAGGCGGCCCAGCCCGGGTCCCGCCCGCTGA
- a CDS encoding TIGR03086 family metal-binding protein: protein MDTQTQTPRPDLGAAARAVAGLLAGVRDEQLAARTPCPKYSVRELLGHINGLTAAFTSAAAKKSGPETATDPGSVTPVLPEDWRTGLPGRLDALAEAWRAPTAWDGDTQAGGITFPAAIAGLVALDELVVHGWDLARATGQPYDPGAASLEAVHGFLDASRDEAVRAPAFGPVVEVPADAPLLDRVAGLSGRDPGWAA, encoded by the coding sequence ATGGATACGCAGACACAGACTCCCCGTCCCGACCTCGGCGCCGCCGCCCGCGCGGTGGCAGGCCTGCTCGCCGGTGTGCGGGACGAGCAGCTCGCGGCGCGGACGCCCTGTCCGAAATACTCCGTACGCGAGCTCCTCGGGCACATCAACGGGCTCACCGCCGCCTTCACCTCGGCCGCCGCCAAGAAGTCCGGCCCCGAGACCGCCACCGACCCCGGGTCCGTCACGCCCGTACTGCCCGAGGACTGGCGCACCGGGCTGCCCGGGCGGCTCGACGCGCTGGCCGAGGCGTGGCGCGCGCCGACGGCCTGGGACGGGGACACCCAGGCGGGCGGCATCACCTTCCCCGCCGCGATCGCGGGCCTGGTCGCGCTCGACGAACTGGTCGTCCACGGCTGGGACCTGGCCCGGGCCACCGGCCAGCCGTACGACCCGGGCGCGGCGAGCCTGGAGGCGGTCCACGGCTTCCTCGACGCGAGCCGTGACGAGGCGGTGCGCGCCCCCGCGTTCGGACCGGTCGTCGAGGTCCCGGCGGATGCCCCGCTGCTCGACCGGGTGGCCGGGCTCAGCGGGCGGGACCCGGGCTGGGCCGCCTGA
- a CDS encoding fibronectin type III domain-containing protein — MQRPTGYALLVCSALVIAACSATADERDGRAPTVPGGVTAQASSATSVHVMWEASVDDKGVTGYEVLQRGTRVKAVPGEKHMVDVDGLAPATAYSFTVRARDAAGNLSAPSAPVAVTTPAPSPADHGPPTAPGALRGRADGSRAATLSWRRATDDVGVTSYDIYQEDVRIHSVPGRATSARVTGLRPGTVYTFTVRARDAADNSSPDSDAVDLTTASAPGAPASTAPAELAARYGKVAGVPTVELSWLPPDTGGPVTSYQLFLDGRLTTTIVFGAAPPPGRASYSLTVSSEKPGTRYSVKLRARLPDGKWGDFSAQRTVVIGG; from the coding sequence GTGCAACGCCCCACCGGATACGCCCTGTTGGTCTGCTCCGCCCTCGTCATCGCCGCCTGCTCGGCCACTGCCGACGAGCGGGACGGGCGGGCGCCGACCGTGCCGGGCGGGGTGACCGCGCAGGCGAGCAGCGCCACCTCCGTGCACGTCATGTGGGAGGCGTCGGTCGACGACAAGGGCGTCACCGGCTACGAGGTCCTCCAGCGGGGCACCCGGGTCAAGGCGGTGCCGGGCGAGAAGCACATGGTCGACGTCGACGGGCTCGCCCCGGCGACCGCCTACAGCTTCACCGTCCGCGCCCGCGACGCCGCCGGGAACCTCTCGGCCCCCAGCGCCCCCGTCGCCGTCACCACGCCCGCCCCGAGCCCCGCCGACCACGGGCCGCCGACCGCGCCGGGCGCGCTGCGGGGCCGGGCCGACGGGAGCCGCGCGGCGACGCTGAGCTGGCGGCGGGCGACGGACGACGTGGGCGTCACCTCGTACGACATCTACCAGGAGGACGTGCGGATCCACAGCGTCCCCGGGCGCGCGACCAGCGCCCGGGTCACCGGACTGCGGCCCGGGACCGTCTACACCTTCACCGTGCGGGCGCGGGACGCCGCCGACAACTCCTCGCCGGACAGCGATGCCGTGGACCTGACCACCGCGTCGGCGCCGGGCGCGCCCGCGAGTACCGCGCCCGCCGAACTGGCCGCGCGCTACGGGAAGGTGGCGGGGGTGCCGACCGTCGAGCTGTCCTGGCTCCCGCCGGACACGGGCGGCCCGGTCACCTCGTACCAGCTCTTCCTCGACGGACGGCTGACCACCACCATCGTGTTCGGCGCGGCGCCGCCCCCGGGCCGGGCGTCGTACAGCCTCACCGTCTCCTCCGAGAAGCCGGGCACCCGCTACAGCGTCAAACTCCGCGCCCGGCTGCCCGACGGGAAGTGGGGCGACTTCTCGGCCCAGCGCACGGTCGTCATCGGCGGCTGA
- a CDS encoding FAD-dependent monooxygenase: MLRGGRVAVVGGSIAGCAAALAAHRGGAAEVTVFERASGHLADRGVGLAMHNDRYAELEAAGYLDATMPWLQLGRRCWYVKDGSAPLGRRIGVLPFPFRTYNWGPLWHELRGRVPESADFRSGTTVGAVETTPDGVELETGSGSERFDLVIGADGYRSAVRTAACPEVRPRYAGYLAWRGAFEADRLMAPELWPDEDCVYAVFPGGHVIIYRIPDGRGGLRVNWVLYTAPPPDLDLRFDNPTSLPPGTLAATLHLRLAHIADTRLAPYWGQLVRTTTADELFVQPMYDFSAPRYATGRLVLAGDAATVARPHTGGGAVKALQDATALESCLTAAPDWQAALRAYDTGRAASGRSMVELGRQLGVGLVERTPDWSAMDQSGLEKWWQQADGSGAFGGRRLNS; the protein is encoded by the coding sequence ATGTTACGTGGAGGCAGGGTCGCCGTAGTCGGCGGCAGTATCGCCGGGTGTGCCGCGGCGCTGGCCGCGCACCGGGGCGGCGCGGCGGAAGTCACCGTCTTCGAACGGGCCTCGGGCCATCTGGCGGACCGGGGCGTGGGACTGGCCATGCACAACGACCGGTACGCGGAGCTGGAGGCGGCCGGTTATCTGGACGCCACGATGCCGTGGCTCCAGCTGGGCCGCAGATGCTGGTACGTGAAGGACGGCTCGGCGCCGCTGGGCCGCCGAATCGGGGTGCTGCCGTTCCCGTTCCGTACGTACAACTGGGGACCGCTGTGGCACGAGCTGCGCGGCCGGGTCCCCGAGTCGGCCGACTTCCGGTCCGGGACGACCGTCGGCGCGGTCGAGACCACCCCGGACGGCGTGGAGCTGGAGACAGGGTCCGGCAGCGAGCGGTTCGACCTGGTGATCGGCGCCGACGGCTACCGCTCGGCGGTGCGCACGGCCGCGTGCCCCGAGGTGCGGCCCCGATACGCGGGCTATCTGGCCTGGCGGGGCGCCTTCGAGGCGGACCGGCTGATGGCGCCGGAGCTGTGGCCCGACGAGGACTGCGTGTACGCCGTGTTCCCCGGCGGGCACGTGATCATCTACCGCATCCCCGACGGCCGGGGCGGGCTGCGGGTCAACTGGGTGCTCTACACCGCCCCTCCCCCGGACCTCGACCTGCGCTTCGACAACCCGACCAGCCTGCCGCCCGGCACCCTGGCCGCGACCCTGCACCTCCGGCTCGCCCACATCGCCGACACCCGACTCGCCCCCTACTGGGGCCAGTTGGTGCGCACGACCACCGCCGACGAGCTCTTCGTCCAGCCGATGTACGACTTCAGCGCGCCGCGCTACGCCACCGGCCGGCTGGTCCTCGCGGGCGACGCGGCGACGGTGGCCCGCCCGCATACCGGCGGCGGCGCGGTCAAGGCGCTCCAGGACGCCACCGCCCTGGAGTCCTGCCTCACCGCCGCACCCGACTGGCAGGCGGCGCTGCGCGCTTATGACACGGGCCGGGCCGCGAGCGGCCGGTCCATGGTGGAGCTGGGCCGACAGCTCGGCGTCGGCCTCGTGGAGCGGACGCCCGACTGGAGCGCGATGGACCAGAGCGGGCTTGAGAAGTGGTGGCAGCAGGCGGACGGCTCGGGCGCGTTCGGCGGCCGTCGGCTCAACTCGTAG
- the aceB gene encoding malate synthase A yields the protein MSAPAPSPLAIVDAEPLPRQDEVLTDAALAFVAELHRLFTPRRDELLLRRQERRDEIARTSTLDFRPETAAVREGDWKVAPAPAALNDRRVEITGPTDRKMTVNALNSGARVWLADFEDASAPTWENVVTGQLNLIDAYERRIDFTDPRSGKSYALKDAGELATVVMRPRGWHLEERHLRFDGRPVPGALVDFGLYFFHNAKRLIELGKGPYFYLPKTESYLEARLWNDIFVFAQDYVGIPQGTVRATVLIETITAAYEMEEILYELRDHAAGLNAGRWDYLFSIVKNFRDGGAKFVLPDRNAVTMTAPFMRAYTELLVRTCHKRGAHAIGGMAAFIPSRKDAEVNKVAFEKVKADKDREAADGFDGSWVAHPDLVPIAMASFDAVLGDKPNQKDRLREDVSVAPGDLIAIDSLDAKPTYDGLVSAVQVGIRYIEAWLRGLGAVAIFNLMEDAATAEISRSQIWQWINAGVVFENGELATADLARKVAAEELAAIRAEIGEEAFAAGRWQQAHDLLLKVSLDADYADFLTLPAYEQLVG from the coding sequence ATGTCCGCACCAGCGCCGTCCCCGCTGGCCATCGTCGACGCCGAGCCCCTGCCCCGGCAGGACGAGGTGCTCACCGACGCGGCCCTCGCGTTCGTGGCCGAGCTGCACCGGCTGTTCACGCCCCGCCGTGACGAGCTCCTGCTCCGCCGCCAGGAGCGCCGCGACGAGATCGCCCGCACCTCCACGCTGGACTTCCGCCCCGAGACCGCCGCCGTGCGCGAGGGCGACTGGAAGGTCGCCCCGGCCCCGGCCGCGCTGAATGACCGCCGGGTCGAGATCACCGGTCCGACCGACCGCAAGATGACCGTCAACGCCCTGAACTCGGGCGCCAGGGTCTGGCTCGCCGACTTCGAGGACGCCTCCGCTCCCACCTGGGAGAACGTCGTCACGGGCCAGCTCAACCTGATCGACGCGTACGAGCGCAGGATCGACTTCACCGACCCGAGGTCCGGCAAGTCCTACGCGCTCAAGGACGCGGGCGAGCTCGCCACCGTCGTGATGCGCCCGCGCGGCTGGCACCTGGAGGAGCGCCACCTGCGCTTCGACGGCCGCCCGGTCCCCGGCGCCCTGGTCGACTTCGGCCTCTACTTCTTCCACAACGCCAAGCGCCTCATCGAGCTCGGCAAGGGCCCCTACTTCTACCTCCCCAAGACCGAGTCGTACCTGGAGGCCCGCCTCTGGAACGACATCTTCGTCTTCGCGCAGGACTACGTCGGCATCCCGCAGGGCACGGTCCGCGCCACCGTCCTGATCGAGACGATCACGGCCGCGTACGAGATGGAGGAGATCCTCTACGAGCTGCGCGACCACGCCGCCGGGCTGAACGCGGGCCGCTGGGACTACCTCTTCTCGATCGTCAAGAACTTCCGTGACGGCGGCGCCAAGTTCGTCCTGCCGGACCGCAACGCGGTGACCATGACGGCCCCGTTCATGCGCGCGTACACCGAACTCCTCGTCCGCACCTGCCACAAGCGCGGCGCGCACGCCATCGGCGGCATGGCGGCCTTCATCCCGTCCCGCAAGGACGCCGAGGTCAACAAGGTCGCGTTCGAGAAGGTCAAGGCCGACAAGGACCGCGAAGCGGCCGACGGCTTCGACGGCTCCTGGGTCGCCCACCCCGACCTGGTCCCGATCGCCATGGCCTCCTTCGACGCGGTCCTCGGCGACAAGCCGAACCAGAAGGACCGGCTGCGCGAGGACGTCTCGGTGGCACCCGGCGACCTGATCGCCATCGACTCCCTCGACGCCAAGCCCACCTACGACGGGCTGGTGAGCGCCGTCCAGGTCGGCATCCGCTACATCGAGGCCTGGCTGCGCGGCCTCGGCGCCGTCGCCATCTTCAACCTGATGGAGGACGCGGCCACCGCCGAGATCTCCCGCTCGCAGATCTGGCAGTGGATCAACGCGGGCGTGGTGTTCGAGAACGGCGAGCTCGCCACCGCCGACCTGGCCCGCAAGGTCGCGGCCGAGGAACTGGCCGCGATCCGCGCCGAGATCGGCGAGGAGGCCTTCGCGGCCGGCCGCTGGCAGCAGGCCCACGACCTGCTCCTGAAGGTCTCGCTCGACGCGGACTACGCGGACTTCCTGACGCTGCCCGCGTACGAGCAGCTGGTCGGCTGA
- a CDS encoding NTP transferase domain-containing protein, with translation MTPPTKDEPQVVGLLLAAGGGRRLGGRPKALLTHRGRPLVEHAVRVLREGGCTTVHVVLGAAADEVRARAHLDGCVLVDNPEWTEGMGSSLRAGLASLAGTGAGAALVSLVDQPGIGAEATRRVRAAYRSPASLAAASYDGQRGHPVLFGTDRWQPIAASARGDRGARAYLAEHEAEITLVECGDVAEPYDIDTAADLGRLD, from the coding sequence ATGACACCTCCGACGAAGGACGAACCGCAGGTCGTGGGCCTGCTGCTGGCCGCGGGCGGCGGACGCCGCCTCGGCGGCCGCCCCAAGGCTCTGTTGACGCACCGGGGCCGCCCCCTGGTCGAGCACGCGGTACGGGTGCTGCGCGAGGGCGGCTGCACCACCGTGCACGTGGTGCTCGGCGCCGCCGCGGACGAGGTACGCGCCCGCGCACACCTCGACGGCTGCGTGCTGGTCGACAACCCGGAGTGGACCGAGGGCATGGGCTCCTCCCTGCGCGCGGGCCTCGCCTCACTGGCCGGGACGGGGGCGGGCGCCGCCCTGGTCAGCCTCGTCGACCAGCCCGGCATCGGCGCGGAGGCCACTAGACGCGTCCGGGCCGCGTACCGCTCCCCGGCCTCGCTCGCGGCGGCCTCGTACGACGGACAACGCGGCCACCCCGTGCTCTTCGGCACCGACCGCTGGCAGCCGATCGCGGCGAGCGCGCGCGGCGACCGCGGGGCGCGCGCCTATCTCGCCGAGCACGAGGCGGAGATCACGCTCGTCGAGTGCGGTGACGTGGCCGAGCCGTACGACATCGATACAGCGGCGGATCTCGGGCGCCTGGACTGA
- a CDS encoding DUF5955 family protein translates to MLRRVEQAPVTGSADPRVAGLRVAVARLRRELAGYPGEFPDRAVAEDELAALDAMAVSGAPEVPRLRRSLLLIAGSIGSVSALSVAVKGVREAVDLFGEPPR, encoded by the coding sequence TTGTTGCGACGCGTGGAGCAGGCGCCTGTGACCGGCAGTGCGGATCCCAGGGTGGCGGGGCTGCGGGTCGCCGTGGCGCGGCTGCGGCGGGAGCTGGCGGGGTACCCCGGGGAGTTCCCGGACCGGGCCGTCGCGGAGGACGAGCTCGCGGCGCTGGACGCGATGGCGGTGTCCGGGGCGCCGGAGGTCCCGCGCCTGCGGCGCTCGCTGCTGTTGATCGCGGGGTCGATCGGGTCGGTGAGCGCGCTGTCCGTGGCGGTGAAGGGGGTCCGGGAGGCGGTCGACTTATTCGGCGAGCCGCCGCGCTGA